From the Desulforamulus hydrothermalis Lam5 = DSM 18033 genome, one window contains:
- a CDS encoding helix-turn-helix domain-containing protein, with protein sequence MINPFGKPLEQLEEADLDKLIEEDIPEGLYVEYKEDFPRHLAKIVASFANTFGGWLIIGADARNPRNVPTSFPGIEIFNDPKDRFRNICQGNITPVPLFASKLILKKEDNKRGILVIKIPESTYPPHITNDGRIYRRNMEGSDPVPETDRHILDRLFEKAGLIRQKLKPLLIANCKRVTRGR encoded by the coding sequence ATGATCAATCCCTTTGGCAAACCTCTGGAGCAACTGGAAGAAGCAGATCTTGATAAATTAATTGAGGAGGATATCCCGGAAGGTCTGTATGTAGAGTACAAAGAAGATTTCCCCAGGCATCTGGCCAAAATTGTCGCCAGTTTTGCCAACACCTTTGGGGGATGGCTTATTATCGGTGCGGATGCTCGAAATCCACGCAATGTACCTACTTCTTTCCCGGGCATTGAAATTTTTAACGACCCCAAGGATCGTTTTCGTAACATTTGTCAGGGAAATATTACTCCGGTACCTCTTTTTGCGTCTAAATTGATTCTTAAAAAAGAAGATAATAAACGGGGCATTTTGGTAATCAAGATACCTGAAAGCACCTACCCGCCCCACATAACAAATGATGGCCGGATTTACCGCCGCAACATGGAAGGCTCCGACCCGGTGCCGGAAACAGACCGGCATATTTTAGACCGGCTGTTTGAAAAAGCAGGCTTAATAAGACAGAAGTTAAAGCCTTTATTAATCGCAAACTGCAAAAGAGTGACCAGGGGAAGGTAA
- a CDS encoding class I SAM-dependent rRNA methyltransferase: MAKAILHQGKQKRIINGHPWVYRGEIKEIKGPYAPGDIVDVYDCRDRFLGRGYINPASQITIRIMTRQPAEEIDEDFFRRRIQAAWQYRQQVVRDTNACRVIFGEADFLPALIVDKFADYLVVQTLALGIDVHKATIFKVLQEVMQPAGIYERNDVAVRKLEGLPLITGFVGQPFDPKVVIKENGIKFVVDLAGGQKTGYFLDQRENRMALQGLVKGGRVLDCFCHTGTFAMYAAKYGARQVLGLDIAAPALEVARANAQLNGYGDLCSFKEGNSFDELRAMEKAGDKFDVVILDPPAFTKSSQAVAGAVRGYKEINLRGMKLLPPGGYLITCSCSYHMKEDLFLQVIQEAARDAGRQLRLVELRRQAKDHPMLLAYPESHYLKCLVLQVW, encoded by the coding sequence ATGGCAAAAGCGATTTTGCACCAGGGCAAACAAAAACGCATTATCAACGGGCATCCCTGGGTTTACCGGGGTGAAATTAAGGAAATAAAAGGGCCGTACGCACCGGGAGATATTGTGGATGTTTATGATTGCCGTGACAGATTTTTGGGTCGGGGCTATATTAACCCGGCCTCCCAGATAACCATTCGTATAATGACCAGACAACCGGCGGAAGAGATTGATGAAGATTTTTTTCGCCGCAGGATTCAGGCTGCCTGGCAATATCGTCAGCAAGTGGTGCGTGATACTAACGCTTGCCGGGTAATTTTTGGTGAGGCGGATTTTCTGCCTGCTTTAATTGTTGATAAGTTTGCTGATTACCTGGTAGTACAAACCCTGGCTTTGGGTATCGACGTCCATAAAGCAACTATTTTTAAAGTACTGCAGGAAGTCATGCAGCCGGCGGGCATCTATGAAAGAAATGATGTGGCGGTTCGTAAACTGGAAGGATTACCGTTAATTACAGGGTTTGTGGGACAGCCCTTTGATCCTAAGGTGGTAATTAAAGAAAACGGCATTAAGTTTGTGGTAGACCTGGCCGGGGGGCAAAAAACGGGTTATTTTTTGGACCAGCGGGAAAATCGCATGGCCTTGCAGGGACTGGTTAAAGGGGGTCGGGTGCTTGATTGCTTCTGTCATACCGGTACCTTTGCCATGTATGCCGCCAAGTACGGTGCCCGTCAAGTGCTGGGTTTGGATATAGCCGCCCCGGCTTTGGAGGTGGCCCGTGCCAATGCACAATTAAACGGATACGGTGATTTATGTTCTTTTAAGGAAGGCAATAGTTTTGACGAATTAAGGGCTATGGAAAAGGCCGGTGATAAGTTTGATGTGGTGATTCTCGACCCGCCGGCTTTTACCAAATCAAGCCAGGCAGTGGCGGGGGCCGTTCGCGGCTATAAAGAAATTAACCTCCGGGGCATGAAACTGCTGCCACCGGGAGGTTACTTAATTACCTGTTCCTGTTCTTATCATATGAAAGAGGACTTATTCCTGCAAGTAATTCAGGAGGCCGCCCGGGATGCCGGCCGTCAATTAAGATTAGTAGAATTGCGCCGCCAGGCTAAAGATCATCCCATGCTGCTGGCCTATCCGGAAAGCCATTATTTAAAGTGCTTGGTGTTGCAGGTATGGTAG